The Erwinia billingiae Eb661 nucleotide sequence CAATATCGGCGGAGATAAAAATTTTCATCGGGGAAGACCTTCAGCAGAAACCAGGGAGTTGCAGCGCGGCCAGCTTGCGCCGCGCCAGGGATACGTCAGGCGTCAGGGCCTGCAGCCAGTCGATCTAATAGTTCGCTTAATGCCGGGCGATGATGCCCACGGAATCCGGTGACCGCTTCGGCGCTCAGCAGCGCATCCAGCACCGCATGCTCCGTGGCATCGGCAGCGGCGGATAACAGCGGTTCCAGCGCGGACTCCTCCGGCGGCTGCGGCACCCGGTGGGTGGAGAAGGCCACCGCGATATCGCCGGATCCATGGCCCCAGTAACTGCCAAGCCTGCCCAGACCGGCACCGGCGCGCTTCGCAATCCGCTTTAACTGCCGGGCATCCAGCGGCGCATCGGTGGCCATAATAATGATAATCGAACCGGCATCGCGCTGCGGCGTCAGCTCGGGCAGCAGCGGTTCTATCGCTTCACCCACTCTGACCCCGTCCAGCGTCAGCGCAGTTAAGGCGCCAAAGTTGGCCAGCACCAGCACACCCAGCGTGGCATTCAGTGTCGGGAGGCTGCGTGAGGCGGTGCCAATGCCGCCCTTCATGCTAAAGCAGCTCATGCCGCGCCCGGCACCGACGCTGCCACGGGAAAACGCAGCGGAGGCAGACTCCAACGCCTGCTGCGCCATCTGTTCGGTCACCGCCAGCGCCTGAATGTCATTCAGCCAGCCATCGTTGCACTCCAGCGCCAGCGGATTCACCGTCGGCAGCGAGCGCCCCAGCTCCGGATTATGGCTAATCGCCTCGCGCACCAGGGTGGTAAACAGCGTGCCCACCGCCAGCGTGTTGCTCAGCAGGATCGGCGTTTGCAGCACGCCCAGCTCTTCAATCTGTACCAGCCCGACCGGCTTGGCGAAGCCGTTTAACACCGCCGCACCGCAGGGTAACGGCTGGGTAAACAGGTTGTCGCCCGGCGGCACAATCGCCGTCACCCCGGTCTGGCGTTCGCCCTCGTCCAGCGTGGCGTGCCCGACCCGAACGCCCGGCACATCGCTCAGGCTGTTGGTGGCACCACAGATGCCGCGAGGATTGCCTAACCGGCGCGTCTCTCGCCAGCGCTGCAATAACAGGTCGAGCGCGGCCTGACGATAGTCCATCTGCTTACCCTTTCAATTTCGGATCTAAGGTGTCGCGCAGCGCATCACCCAACAGGTTAAACGCCAGCACGGTAATAAAAATCGCCAGCCCGGGGAACACGCTGACGTGCCACTCTCCGGCCATCATCATATTGCGGCTCATCGCCAGAATATTGCCCCACTCCGGCACATCCGGCTCCGGGCCAAGACCGATAAAGCTCAGGCCGGCTGCGGTCAGAATACTGGTGCCGATACGCATGGTGAAATAGACAATCACGTTCGACAGCGTGCCCGGCAGAATATGGCGGATCAAAATCACCCGATCCGGCGCACCGGCACAGCGCACCGCTTCAACGTAGGCCGCCTGCTTTAACGACAGCGTCGAGGCACGCACGATGCGGGCGAATACCGGCACGCTGAACACCGCGACGGCGATAATGACGTTATTTAAGCCTGGACCTAAAATCGCCACCACCGCAATCGCCAGCAGCATGCCTGGGAAGGCAAACAGCACGTCAGAGCCGCGCATAATCAGCATATCCACCCAGCGGCCGTAATAGCCCGCCAGCAGTCCCAGCACGATGCCGACCATCATCCCAAGGGTGACCGACAGCACGCCGACATACAGCGAGATGCGCGCGCCGTAGATAATGCGGCTAAGCACATCGCGACCCAGATCGTCGGTGCCCATCCAGTGCGCGGCAGAAGGCGGTGCCGACAGCGCCATCCAGTCGGGAGCCATCGGATCCCAGGGCGCAATCCACGGCGCAAACACCGCCACAATCACCAGCAGCAGGATAAAGCCACCGGACACCAGCGCCAGCGGGTTGCGTATCAGGTTCTGAATAAAATCGTGCCACGGCGAGCGCAGCGTACTGTTCTCGAGCACGGTTTGCGCGATGGCCGCTTCGGTTGTTGGCTTCATGCAGGCTCCTGACGCAGACGGATGGCCGGATTCACCACTGCGTAAAGCAGGTCCACCAGCAGGTTGATGACAATAAATTCAAAGACAAACAGCATCACCAGCGCCTGAATCACCGGCTGATCCTGGGTTTTGATCGACTCGATCAGCAACCAGCCCAGACCCGGCCAGCTGAAGACGCTTTCCACCACGATCGATCCGCCGAGCAGAAAACCAAACTGTAAGCCGAGCATGGTGATCACCGGGATCAGCGCATTGCGCATGATATGTTTCCAGGTCACCAGCCGGTTACGCAGCCCTTTCGCCCTGGCGGTACGGACGTAATCTTCCTGCGCCACTTCCAGAAAGGCCGATCGGGTGAAGCGCGCCATCACCGCCGCCACCGAGGATCCCAGCGTAATGGCCGGCAGGATTATGTCGCTGGGTTGGTTGAAGCCGCTGACGGAAAACAGGCCAAACGGCATCGCCACAAACTGGATCAACAGCAGCCCCAGCCAGAACGGCGGCATCGATATGCCGCCCACCGCCAGACTCATCAGCGTCCAGTCCTGCCATTTCCCGCGTTTCAGCGCCGAGATCACGCCGATAATCAGCCCCAGCAATACCGACCAGGCAAATCCGGCCAGCGCCAGCCACATCGTCGGCATAAAGCCCTGGGCAATCACCTCGGTGACCGGCTGTTGCGTGCGGTAGGTGACGCCAAGGTCGCCCTTCACCAGCCCGCCCAGCCAGTGCAGATACTGCTGCGGCAGCGGATCGTTGAGGCCTAAATGCTGTCGTGCCGCCTCGACCGCCTCAATTGGCGCATCGGGACCGGCATAAATTCGTGCCGGATCGCCCGGCAGCAGTTTAATAAAGGCAAAGACCAACAGGGAGACCACCAGCAACACCGGGATCATTTCCAGTAAACGTCGGACAAGATAGGCAAACATAGGCGATTTCCTGGTTAATTCGGGTGTACCAGCAGCAAAGGCGGGATCGCTCCCGCCACAGACTCAGGATTAATGGAACTCCGCCTGATCGAACAGGAACGAGCCGTCGGCCAGCATCGACACGCCGGTCAGGTTCTTTTTCTTGCCGACCAGGTTATCTGGCGAGCCGAGGAAGGCGATGGGCGCATCTTTCCAGATGATGGTCTGTGCCTGGGCATAAGCCGCCGCACGCTTCGCCGGATCGGCCGTTTGCAGCGCTGCCGCAATGGCTTTATCCGCTTCCGGGTTGCTGTAGTAAGAGACGTTATACGACACCGGTACCCAGGATTCGGTGGCGAACAGCGGACGTAAGGCCCAGTCCGCATCACCGGTGGAGGTCGACCAGCCGCCGTAATAGAGATCGAATTCGGCCTGCTTCGGATCCTTCACGCCCCACAGTTTGGCGTTACGCGCGCCGGAATCCATTGGCGTCACCGAGACGCGAATGCCGACCGCACCCAGCTGCTGCTTAAGGAACTGCGCAGCACGCACGCTGGCGGTGGCGTTGGTCACCCACAGCTTGAGGTCCAGACCGTTGGCGAAGCCCGCCTCTTTCAGCAAGGCTTTGGCTTTTTCCGGGTTGTAGCGGTAATCCGGATCGCTCTGTTTGGCGTAGAACTGCACCGCCGGCGGGATCGCCGAGGTGGCCGGTTTGCCCATGCCCGCATAGGCCACTTTCAGCCAGATATCGCGGTTAATGGCGTAGTTGATGGCCTGACGCACCCGCACATCGGCCAGCGATTTATGCTGGGTGTTCATCGCCATGTAGTAAAGGTAGATACTTTCATCGCGCTGAACCGCCAGCTTGCTGTCGCTCTGCACGGTGTTGATCAGGTCGGAAGGCAGCGGATAGATCGCATCCACCTGGCCGGACTTCAGCGCCGCAACGCGGGTGGAGTCTTCCGGACTTGGCGAAATGAAGACGTTATCGACCTTCGGCCAGCCTTTCTGCCAGTAACCGTCAAACTTGCTCAGCTTGACCTCTTTTCCCGGCTGCCAGCTGACAAATTTGAACGGGCCGGTGCCGGTGGGATGCAGGCGCAGCTGCGCTTCGTCCGGGTACTGCTTCAGCACGGTCGGGCTCCACATCACCGCCGACGGGTGTGCGAGGGTGTTGATAAAGGCGCCAAACGACTGGTTCAGTTCGATTTTGACCTGGGTTGGCGAAACGACGGTGACGGTTTTAATCATCTTATACAGGCTGTTACGCTTCAGACCTTTGGTCTGGTCGGCCAGCCTGTCGAGGTTGGCTTTTACCGCCGCGGCATCAAACGGCGTGCCGTCCTGGAAGATGACGTCTTTACGCAGATTGAGCGTGAATTCGGTGGCGTCCGCGTTGCTGGTGTAATCGGTCGCCAGCCACGGCACCAGCTTCATTTTGCTGTCGAACTGGAACAGGCGTTCAAAGATCCCCGCCTGTACCGAATAGCTGGCGTTGTCGGAGGTATCGTGCGGATCAAGACCGGTGATATCGACATAGGCGGAAATCCGCAGGTCCTGCGCCTGGGCGATGCCCGCCAGACACAGTGACAGCCCAAGGGCGACGGCAGAACGACGTAAAAACGGCTTCATGGTGTCTCTCCAGAATGGTAAATGAAATAAGCGCTAACGGTGCATGTCCCCTTCGGCAACCCAGTGATGCAGGTCGACCTGGCGGTAACGAAGTTTTTCCACTTCTTCCCCGGCTTTACGCAGCGGCGAGGAGATTTCGCCGTCGTCCAGTTCACGCACGGTACGGCGGCCAGGATCGGCCACCGGAACGGAGGCCAACAGACGACGGGTATAAGGATGCTGAGGATTGCTGAATACCGCATGGCGCGGGCCGATTTCCACAATCTGGCCGAGGTACATCACCGCTACGCGGTTGGCGATACGCTCGACGACGGCCATATCGTGCGAAATAAAGATCCACGCCACGCCGGTCTCTTTTTGCAGGTCCATCATCAGGTTAACCACCTGCGCCTGGATGGAAACATCCAGCGCCGACACCGCTTCATCCGCGATAATCACCTGCGGCTGCAGCGCCATGGCGCGGGCGATGGCGATACGCTGACGCTGGCCAC carries:
- a CDS encoding ABC transporter permease, translated to MFAYLVRRLLEMIPVLLVVSLLVFAFIKLLPGDPARIYAGPDAPIEAVEAARQHLGLNDPLPQQYLHWLGGLVKGDLGVTYRTQQPVTEVIAQGFMPTMWLALAGFAWSVLLGLIIGVISALKRGKWQDWTLMSLAVGGISMPPFWLGLLLIQFVAMPFGLFSVSGFNQPSDIILPAITLGSSVAAVMARFTRSAFLEVAQEDYVRTARAKGLRNRLVTWKHIMRNALIPVITMLGLQFGFLLGGSIVVESVFSWPGLGWLLIESIKTQDQPVIQALVMLFVFEFIVINLLVDLLYAVVNPAIRLRQEPA
- a CDS encoding ABC transporter permease subunit; the protein is MKPTTEAAIAQTVLENSTLRSPWHDFIQNLIRNPLALVSGGFILLLVIVAVFAPWIAPWDPMAPDWMALSAPPSAAHWMGTDDLGRDVLSRIIYGARISLYVGVLSVTLGMMVGIVLGLLAGYYGRWVDMLIMRGSDVLFAFPGMLLAIAVVAILGPGLNNVIIAVAVFSVPVFARIVRASTLSLKQAAYVEAVRCAGAPDRVILIRHILPGTLSNVIVYFTMRIGTSILTAAGLSFIGLGPEPDVPEWGNILAMSRNMMMAGEWHVSVFPGLAIFITVLAFNLLGDALRDTLDPKLKG
- a CDS encoding DmpA family aminopeptidase → MDYRQAALDLLLQRWRETRRLGNPRGICGATNSLSDVPGVRVGHATLDEGERQTGVTAIVPPGDNLFTQPLPCGAAVLNGFAKPVGLVQIEELGVLQTPILLSNTLAVGTLFTTLVREAISHNPELGRSLPTVNPLALECNDGWLNDIQALAVTEQMAQQALESASAAFSRGSVGAGRGMSCFSMKGGIGTASRSLPTLNATLGVLVLANFGALTALTLDGVRVGEAIEPLLPELTPQRDAGSIIIIMATDAPLDARQLKRIAKRAGAGLGRLGSYWGHGSGDIAVAFSTHRVPQPPEESALEPLLSAAADATEHAVLDALLSAEAVTGFRGHHRPALSELLDRLAAGPDA
- a CDS encoding glutathione ABC transporter substrate-binding protein is translated as MKPFLRRSAVALGLSLCLAGIAQAQDLRISAYVDITGLDPHDTSDNASYSVQAGIFERLFQFDSKMKLVPWLATDYTSNADATEFTLNLRKDVIFQDGTPFDAAAVKANLDRLADQTKGLKRNSLYKMIKTVTVVSPTQVKIELNQSFGAFINTLAHPSAVMWSPTVLKQYPDEAQLRLHPTGTGPFKFVSWQPGKEVKLSKFDGYWQKGWPKVDNVFISPSPEDSTRVAALKSGQVDAIYPLPSDLINTVQSDSKLAVQRDESIYLYYMAMNTQHKSLADVRVRQAINYAINRDIWLKVAYAGMGKPATSAIPPAVQFYAKQSDPDYRYNPEKAKALLKEAGFANGLDLKLWVTNATASVRAAQFLKQQLGAVGIRVSVTPMDSGARNAKLWGVKDPKQAEFDLYYGGWSTSTGDADWALRPLFATESWVPVSYNVSYYSNPEADKAIAAALQTADPAKRAAAYAQAQTIIWKDAPIAFLGSPDNLVGKKKNLTGVSMLADGSFLFDQAEFH